Proteins from a single region of Deltaproteobacteria bacterium:
- a CDS encoding enoyl-CoA hydratase/isomerase family protein gives MEYKNIIVEIGDDFVAEITLNRPKNLNTFNVPLAVELSNAFQELDSKKEVRVVLVKGAGKAFCAGIDVSDFSQKSTMEYRDWIDCMENPLVTISRMNKPVIAQVHGVATANGAGLVAAADLAVAGENTRLGLTAINVGLNCIGPVVPVSRSIGRKRALELLFYGNLISAQEALNMGLVNRVIPEADLDRETRDWAALLAQKSPIGLQIAKKAFYAAADLDYYKAFEYMNEAFARLCSTDDAKEGISAFLEKRSPLWKEK, from the coding sequence ATGGAGTACAAGAATATTATCGTTGAAATCGGGGATGATTTTGTGGCGGAGATCACGCTCAACCGGCCGAAAAACCTCAATACCTTCAATGTTCCGTTGGCCGTGGAACTCAGTAATGCCTTTCAAGAACTGGATTCAAAAAAGGAGGTGCGGGTCGTGCTTGTCAAAGGGGCGGGCAAGGCCTTCTGCGCCGGCATCGACGTGAGCGATTTTTCCCAGAAAAGCACCATGGAATATCGTGACTGGATAGACTGTATGGAAAACCCTCTGGTGACCATAAGCCGGATGAACAAACCGGTTATCGCCCAGGTGCACGGGGTTGCCACGGCAAACGGTGCAGGTCTGGTGGCGGCTGCCGATCTGGCTGTTGCGGGTGAAAACACAAGATTGGGTCTGACCGCCATCAATGTGGGGCTAAACTGCATTGGGCCGGTCGTTCCGGTGAGCCGGTCCATCGGGAGAAAGCGCGCCCTCGAACTGCTCTTCTACGGAAATTTGATCAGCGCCCAGGAGGCCTTGAATATGGGGCTTGTGAACAGGGTCATCCCCGAAGCCGACCTGGACAGGGAAACCCGCGACTGGGCCGCCCTTCTGGCCCAGAAAAGCCCCATAGGGCTTCAGATCGCCAAGAAGGCCTTTTATGCAGCGGCAGATCTGGATTACTATAAGGCGTTTGAATATATGAACGAGGCCTTTGCCCGTCTCTGCTCCACTGATGACGCCAAAGAAGGGATCAGCGCATTTTTGGAGAAGCGCAGCCCCCTCTGGAAAGAAAAATAG
- a CDS encoding response regulator, whose protein sequence is MIKILVADREEAFCLIYKDELTEEGYDVVSVTRPNALMTAVEQENPDLVVMDSEMEDPDVQRFLKKVQKSKYRVPGILCTAYSASTGGCQSLADDMVIKKANLDELKGKVKGILKNRGGRLSPDVSMVPSQMRFQ, encoded by the coding sequence ATGATAAAGATCCTCGTGGCAGATCGCGAAGAAGCCTTTTGTTTAATCTATAAGGATGAGCTGACTGAGGAAGGCTATGACGTGGTGAGCGTAACCAGACCGAATGCCTTAATGACGGCGGTTGAACAAGAGAACCCGGACCTGGTGGTGATGGACAGCGAAATGGAAGATCCGGATGTACAGAGGTTCTTGAAAAAGGTGCAGAAATCCAAGTATCGGGTGCCCGGCATTCTATGCACCGCCTACTCCGCCTCAACAGGGGGGTGTCAGTCGCTCGCAGACGATATGGTCATCAAAAAAGCAAATCTGGATGAGCTGAAAGGGAAGGTCAAGGGAATATTGAAAAATAGAGGGGGACGTCTATCTCCAGACGTTTCGATGGTCCCGTCGCAGATGAGATTCCAGTAA
- a CDS encoding DUF3524 domain-containing protein, with amino-acid sequence MHITLIEPFFTGSHAAWATGYARHSKHTVDILSLSGHFWKWRMHGGAVTLARKFLASDAAPDLLLVTDMLDLTTFLALTRRKTAHIPVVLYFHENQICYPWSPTDRDILQKRDHHYGFINYCSALAADAVVFNSAYHYNVFFRELPRFLKQFPPPHEEGTADIIRTKSSVLHLGLDLQKFDYAGSHHTRDADMNQVPLILWNHRWEYDKNPEEFFRALFLLDEQGLDFRVAILGKCFDQHPPIFRTTRERLRDKIVHYGYVEDFAHYAQWLQGSDIVPVTSHQEFFGASLVEAVYCGGHPILPTRLTYPELIPYETYPDLFYETFEELVEKLTGALHGIGKIREQSFRHCVERYSWQHMAPKYDRVFGAV; translated from the coding sequence ATGCATATTACACTCATTGAACCGTTTTTTACCGGTTCTCACGCTGCTTGGGCGACAGGATACGCTCGCCATAGTAAACACACTGTTGACATTCTGAGTCTTAGCGGGCACTTTTGGAAGTGGCGCATGCATGGAGGCGCTGTCACACTGGCACGGAAATTCTTGGCGTCCGACGCGGCACCGGATTTGTTGCTTGTTACCGACATGCTCGATCTGACAACTTTTCTGGCCTTGACGCGCCGAAAAACCGCCCACATCCCTGTGGTCCTCTATTTTCACGAAAATCAGATATGCTATCCCTGGTCGCCTACGGATCGAGATATTTTGCAGAAGCGCGATCACCATTATGGATTTATCAACTATTGTTCTGCGCTGGCAGCAGATGCCGTGGTGTTCAACTCAGCATATCATTACAACGTCTTTTTCCGCGAATTGCCACGCTTTCTGAAACAGTTTCCTCCTCCTCATGAGGAAGGCACCGCAGACATCATCCGAACAAAAAGCAGCGTACTCCATCTGGGACTGGATCTGCAGAAATTTGATTATGCCGGGTCGCATCACACGCGCGATGCAGACATGAATCAGGTCCCGCTCATTCTCTGGAATCATCGCTGGGAATATGATAAGAATCCCGAAGAGTTCTTCCGGGCCTTGTTCCTGCTTGATGAGCAAGGACTGGACTTTCGGGTGGCGATTCTTGGAAAATGTTTCGACCAACATCCCCCTATTTTTCGCACCACGCGCGAGAGGTTGCGGGACAAAATCGTTCATTACGGATATGTCGAAGATTTTGCACACTATGCCCAGTGGCTGCAGGGTTCCGACATCGTCCCGGTGACATCGCACCAGGAGTTTTTCGGAGCAAGCCTTGTTGAAGCCGTATATTGCGGGGGGCACCCCATATTGCCGACGCGCCTGACCTATCCGGAGCTGATTCCGTATGAAACGTACCCTGACCTCTTTTATGAGACATTTGAGGAGCTGGTTGAGAAACTCACAGGGGCTCTGCACGGGATTGGCAAGATCCGGGAACAGTCTTTCCGTCACTGTGTTGAGCGATATTCCTGGCAGCATATGGCTCCGAAGTATGATAGGGTATTTGGTGCTGTCTGA
- a CDS encoding PAS domain S-box protein, producing the protein MTREISCRITRTLLMYVREANNGSLGHLLDGLELDEAYLLDHNNWVSHAFLQILYHRMIHILGDENAVYNMALASERFQSLGILDRIARLLGSPKLIYSQAPKYNKILKLNGDVHIHELTDSWVVLEDRYHNSAQKTRYDCDYTRGILTGIPTILGMPIAHVEEIECQVSADTYGTRIWPETPAYGCKGCLYRVRFDSRSRAPFWKRLFHRQRIYRNAVQDLLDVNKRIQEKYDEVKTLASDLEAANKQLIESKGQLESKTADLEASERRYRLLAENVTDIIWTLSLETMEFNYATPSVQRITGFTPEETVGLTMKDILAPRSLEKATEALQQDLDREGKKDGTANRSRTMEFQQLCKDGTYAWVETTMSFIRDREGRAVGVQGVSRDISERKRAEEALSAEKERLRVTLQSIRDGVITTGRNGRITLINPVAEKLTGYTETEALGKPLQEVFKTVDDGTDPLRNSPVQSKTDSHTSVGFADDRVMMNKDGRECIIAHSVAPILDIENRTLGSVLVFRDITKNRKMEKEILKIEKLESLGVLAGGIAHDFNNFLSGIIGNLSLVKNEIDPADKIFSRLERMERAALLARDLTQQLLTFSKGGDPIRRPTRLANLMKESAMFALRGSNVRCDFFFQPDLLASEVDEGQISQVIHNLILNAVQAMPEGGVIHVRGENIHLPPANELALAEGEYVKLTIQDQGTGIKEQYIKKVFDPYFTTKEKGSGLGLTVVYAIIDKHKGRITVDSEPGSGTTFSIYLAGVHAIASESEAAKRVVTSGIGKILVMDDEEFIQEVAAEMLHQMGYRATPAKNGEEAIRVYKEALQSGRAFDAVILDLTVPGGMGGKETLKALFEMDHDVKAIVSSGYSNDPVMSNYRRYGFQNALKKPYRMAEMSAALNSILVKSPTS; encoded by the coding sequence ATGACAAGAGAAATCAGTTGCCGGATTACCCGAACCTTGCTGATGTATGTTCGCGAGGCCAACAACGGTTCTCTCGGCCATCTCCTGGATGGGCTGGAACTTGACGAAGCCTACCTCTTAGACCATAACAATTGGGTTTCCCATGCTTTTCTGCAAATTCTCTACCATCGAATGATCCATATTCTGGGCGACGAAAACGCGGTCTATAATATGGCGCTCGCCTCCGAGCGTTTTCAGTCCCTCGGCATTCTGGATCGAATCGCCCGGCTGCTCGGGAGCCCAAAGCTCATCTATTCCCAGGCCCCCAAATATAATAAGATTTTGAAATTGAACGGGGACGTCCACATCCATGAACTGACTGATTCATGGGTGGTTCTGGAGGACCGATATCATAATAGTGCGCAGAAGACCCGGTATGACTGTGACTATACACGAGGTATATTAACCGGCATACCGACCATCTTGGGCATGCCGATTGCGCACGTGGAAGAAATCGAATGCCAGGTGTCCGCCGACACGTACGGTACCCGGATATGGCCGGAAACGCCCGCCTACGGCTGTAAGGGATGTCTATACCGCGTCCGGTTTGATTCCCGCAGCCGGGCACCATTCTGGAAGCGGCTGTTCCACCGACAGCGGATCTACCGTAACGCCGTGCAGGATCTTCTGGATGTCAATAAGCGAATTCAGGAAAAATACGATGAGGTTAAAACGCTCGCATCCGATCTGGAGGCCGCTAACAAGCAACTGATTGAATCCAAGGGACAACTGGAATCCAAAACCGCTGATTTAGAGGCCTCGGAGCGTAGGTACCGACTCTTGGCGGAAAATGTGACGGACATTATCTGGACTCTCAGTCTGGAAACAATGGAGTTTAATTATGCCACTCCGTCGGTCCAGAGGATTACCGGATTCACTCCGGAAGAGACCGTAGGACTGACCATGAAAGATATCTTAGCGCCCCGATCGCTGGAAAAAGCGACTGAGGCCCTGCAGCAGGATCTGGACAGGGAGGGGAAGAAAGATGGCACTGCGAATAGATCGCGGACCATGGAATTCCAGCAATTGTGTAAGGACGGGACCTACGCCTGGGTGGAAACAACCATGTCCTTTATCCGGGACAGAGAGGGACGAGCGGTGGGGGTCCAGGGCGTTTCACGGGATATTTCAGAGCGCAAGCGGGCCGAGGAAGCATTAAGCGCCGAGAAGGAACGGCTCAGGGTGACGTTACAAAGCATCCGCGACGGGGTGATTACCACTGGCCGGAATGGGCGCATTACCCTCATCAACCCTGTCGCTGAGAAACTCACCGGTTATACTGAAACCGAAGCCCTCGGAAAACCCCTGCAAGAGGTTTTCAAGACAGTGGACGATGGCACCGATCCTTTGCGCAACTCCCCCGTGCAGAGCAAAACCGACAGTCATACGTCCGTCGGTTTTGCCGATGATAGGGTCATGATGAACAAAGATGGCAGAGAATGTATCATCGCACACAGCGTCGCCCCCATATTGGATATTGAAAACCGTACCCTCGGATCGGTACTGGTATTCAGAGACATCACCAAAAACCGAAAAATGGAAAAGGAAATTTTGAAGATCGAGAAACTTGAATCCCTGGGGGTACTTGCAGGCGGGATCGCACACGATTTCAACAATTTCCTGTCCGGGATCATCGGGAATCTCTCTTTAGTAAAAAATGAGATCGACCCGGCGGACAAAATTTTTTCCAGATTGGAAAGGATGGAAAGGGCCGCCTTGCTTGCCAGGGATTTGACTCAGCAACTCCTTACCTTTTCCAAGGGGGGTGACCCCATAAGACGACCCACGCGATTGGCGAATCTGATGAAGGAATCGGCCATGTTTGCCTTGAGGGGGTCGAATGTCCGATGCGATTTTTTCTTTCAGCCGGATTTGCTTGCCTCGGAAGTGGACGAAGGCCAGATATCCCAGGTTATCCATAACCTGATCCTCAATGCCGTTCAGGCCATGCCCGAAGGCGGGGTGATTCATGTGCGGGGAGAAAACATCCATCTCCCTCCCGCCAATGAATTGGCGCTGGCAGAAGGCGAATACGTGAAATTGACCATTCAAGACCAGGGGACAGGGATAAAGGAACAATATATCAAAAAGGTCTTTGACCCTTATTTTACAACCAAAGAAAAAGGGAGCGGGCTGGGATTGACCGTGGTATATGCCATAATCGATAAGCATAAGGGCAGGATCACCGTCGATTCGGAGCCTGGATCCGGAACAACATTCAGCATCTATTTAGCCGGCGTCCATGCAATAGCCTCCGAGTCCGAAGCTGCCAAACGGGTTGTCACTTCGGGCATCGGCAAGATATTGGTTATGGACGACGAGGAATTTATTCAAGAGGTGGCAGCGGAAATGCTGCACCAGATGGGATACAGGGCAACGCCGGCAAAAAACGGCGAAGAAGCGATACGGGTGTACAAAGAGGCGTTACAATCCGGTCGGGCATTTGATGCCGTGATCCTGGATTTAACCGTTCCAGGGGGCATGGGGGGAAAAGAAACCCTAAAGGCCCTTTTTGAAATGGATCATGACGTTAAAGCCATTGTATCAAGCGGGTATTCGAATGATCCCGTGATGTCCAATTATCGCCGGTACGGGTTTCAAAATGCGTTGAAAAAGCCGTATCGAATGGCAGAAATGAGCGCAGCGTTGAATTCCATTTTGGTAAAATCGCCAACATCTTAA
- a CDS encoding helix-turn-helix domain-containing protein, with product MKKKAFSTSDIARICHHSRETVKRWLEKGEIKGYRVGTSGHWRVLPKDLAAFLHDYNIPFPDPSETGFHLKDITATDAFPTFCWEFFKNSMSDHVRSDGRCEDCMVYKTKSLNCHTLRKEIGHKKIFCDHSCDNCDYFLFQQTEIAPQA from the coding sequence ATGAAAAAAAAGGCCTTTTCAACTTCCGATATTGCCCGGATCTGTCACCACTCCAGAGAGACAGTGAAGCGATGGCTGGAAAAAGGGGAGATTAAGGGCTATCGGGTCGGCACATCAGGGCATTGGCGAGTCCTCCCCAAGGATCTTGCCGCCTTCCTCCATGATTACAACATCCCATTTCCAGACCCCTCAGAAACAGGATTCCATCTGAAAGACATCACCGCCACGGATGCCTTTCCCACCTTTTGCTGGGAGTTTTTCAAGAACTCGATGAGCGATCACGTCCGCTCCGATGGAAGGTGTGAGGATTGCATGGTCTATAAGACCAAATCCCTCAACTGTCACACCCTAAGAAAGGAAATAGGCCACAAAAAGATCTTTTGCGACCATTCTTGTGACAACTGCGATTACTTTCTCTTTCAGCAAACGGAGATAGCACCCCAAGCCTGA
- the wrbA gene encoding NAD(P)H:quinone oxidoreductase: MKLLVVYYSMYGHVYQLAQAAAEGVRSVSSSEAELRRVPETLSQDVLKKMGAIEAQKQQADVPVCTVDELGQADAVIFGTPTRFGNMCGQMRQFLDATGRLWTSNALVGKVGSVITSSNTQHGGQESTLLSFHITLLHQGMIIVGLPYSFQGQTTMEEISGCSPYGASTIAGADGSRLPSPNELAGARYQGRHVAEIAKKLVA; the protein is encoded by the coding sequence ATGAAATTGTTAGTGGTTTACTATTCGATGTATGGGCACGTCTACCAGCTCGCACAAGCAGCCGCTGAAGGCGTTCGGTCGGTAAGTTCCTCGGAAGCTGAACTGCGCCGAGTTCCGGAGACGCTTTCTCAAGATGTGTTAAAAAAGATGGGCGCGATCGAAGCTCAAAAGCAGCAGGCCGATGTGCCTGTCTGCACCGTGGACGAATTAGGTCAAGCTGACGCCGTAATATTTGGGACCCCGACCCGATTCGGCAATATGTGCGGTCAGATGCGCCAGTTTCTTGATGCAACGGGACGGTTGTGGACCAGCAATGCATTGGTGGGAAAGGTGGGAAGCGTTATCACGAGTTCTAACACCCAGCACGGAGGCCAGGAATCAACCCTCCTGAGTTTTCACATTACTCTTCTCCATCAAGGCATGATAATTGTTGGATTGCCCTATTCATTTCAGGGGCAAACGACTATGGAGGAAATCAGCGGTTGTTCTCCATACGGTGCGTCCACCATCGCCGGGGCTGACGGCAGCCGGCTGCCAAGTCCCAACGAACTGGCGGGCGCGCGCTATCAGGGCCGGCATGTGGCGGAAATCGCAAAGAAACTCGTGGCGTGA
- a CDS encoding SLC26A/SulP transporter family protein codes for MPNAMFNNLKGDISGGLSAAVIALPLALAFGVSAFASIGTPEAMARGATAGLYGAIFTGIFAALFGGTASQITGPTGPMTVVITDFIVGLMKHPAILGHADPLSAILTLTAVVVCMGGLVQILMGLSRCGTLIKFIPYPVIAGFMNGIAVIIFMGQIAPMLGIKSFFGPEGTFSPTLLDHNIGVLPILGIGLATIAAILLIPKITRKIPASLAGLILGTGIFLLVAKTMVPALDQFDGNPFIIGAIPTGFPIPFGFVAISLADIAGLILEHPVTFIGPAIALGILGAIDSLLTSLVADVSTKTKHHSNRELFGQGIGNIASAVFGGLPGAGATVRTVVNIQNNGRTRLSGMLHGVILLFILVALGAAAGWIPMSVLAAILMVTAISMLDTYSLSLIRKKTALKDLVVVGVVTIITVVLDLMIAVGIGFLIAAILFIRELINAKVYRKKFRCDLIHSKRIRTEAESLVLKEHGTEILVYELSGHLFFGTADRLSDDVEAEMKDTRTVIFDLKRVDSIDITGAELIKRICDDIRADGDTFMLSSLIRGSRRREKMILYLKDLGVMKSVGDENIFPDLDRAMEAAENRLIRKFVPQATADLGPLDFSDFALLEDMTPEDLIKIRAIMQKQVYAAGETIFEAGEPGDTVYMIASGCVSILGSSGSEKDTRFTSLGPGLYFGEMALLERSVRSARAVADEECELYAIQMDDIEELIRKDVQVGTRLLHAMARGLSRRLRLVSAELSAMESI; via the coding sequence ATGCCAAACGCCATGTTCAACAATCTGAAAGGGGATATCTCCGGAGGCCTTTCCGCAGCAGTGATCGCCCTTCCCCTGGCCCTTGCCTTCGGCGTATCTGCCTTTGCGTCCATCGGAACACCTGAAGCCATGGCCAGGGGGGCGACGGCCGGGCTGTACGGGGCCATCTTTACCGGAATTTTTGCGGCCCTGTTCGGCGGCACCGCATCTCAGATTACCGGCCCCACAGGCCCCATGACGGTGGTGATTACCGATTTTATCGTAGGGTTGATGAAACATCCGGCAATACTCGGGCACGCCGATCCCCTTTCCGCGATCCTGACCCTGACAGCCGTGGTTGTTTGCATGGGGGGACTGGTCCAGATATTAATGGGTCTGTCGCGCTGTGGTACCCTCATCAAATTCATTCCCTATCCTGTGATTGCGGGGTTCATGAACGGTATCGCCGTCATCATTTTTATGGGACAGATCGCGCCGATGCTGGGCATCAAATCGTTTTTCGGTCCTGAAGGAACCTTTTCTCCCACGCTCCTGGACCATAACATCGGTGTGCTTCCCATCCTGGGCATCGGCCTGGCAACCATTGCCGCAATTCTTCTCATTCCAAAAATCACTCGAAAGATCCCGGCATCCCTCGCGGGCCTGATCCTGGGAACCGGAATCTTTCTCCTGGTTGCCAAGACCATGGTGCCGGCACTGGACCAATTTGATGGAAATCCTTTCATCATCGGCGCGATTCCCACCGGATTTCCCATCCCTTTCGGGTTCGTCGCCATCTCTCTTGCCGACATTGCAGGACTCATTCTTGAACACCCGGTCACGTTTATCGGGCCCGCAATCGCCCTGGGGATACTGGGCGCCATCGATTCGCTTCTCACCTCCCTGGTGGCGGATGTCAGCACTAAAACCAAGCATCACTCCAACCGCGAATTGTTTGGCCAGGGTATCGGCAATATCGCCAGCGCCGTTTTCGGCGGCCTGCCCGGCGCCGGAGCCACGGTGAGAACGGTGGTGAACATCCAAAACAACGGCCGTACACGTCTCTCGGGAATGCTTCACGGGGTAATTCTTCTTTTTATCCTGGTGGCCCTGGGAGCCGCCGCAGGCTGGATTCCGATGAGTGTCCTGGCCGCCATACTGATGGTGACCGCCATATCCATGCTGGACACCTACAGTCTCAGCCTGATTCGGAAGAAGACGGCGTTGAAGGACCTTGTGGTGGTGGGCGTGGTCACTATTATTACCGTGGTACTGGACCTGATGATTGCCGTCGGCATCGGTTTTCTGATTGCTGCAATCCTTTTCATCCGGGAGCTGATCAACGCCAAAGTCTATCGAAAGAAGTTTCGGTGCGATCTCATCCATTCCAAAAGGATTCGGACCGAAGCGGAATCCCTTGTTCTGAAGGAACATGGGACCGAAATTCTGGTGTATGAACTGTCCGGGCATCTGTTCTTTGGAACGGCCGACAGGCTCTCCGACGATGTGGAAGCGGAGATGAAAGATACCCGGACGGTCATTTTCGACCTGAAACGGGTGGATTCCATCGACATTACGGGCGCCGAACTGATCAAGCGCATCTGTGACGACATCAGGGCAGACGGCGACACCTTCATGCTTTCCAGTCTGATCCGAGGCAGCCGCAGACGGGAGAAGATGATATTATACCTCAAAGACCTGGGGGTGATGAAAAGTGTCGGGGATGAAAACATTTTTCCGGATCTGGATCGGGCCATGGAAGCGGCTGAAAACCGGTTGATCCGGAAATTCGTTCCCCAAGCGACCGCAGACCTTGGTCCATTGGATTTCTCAGATTTTGCGCTGCTTGAAGATATGACGCCCGAAGATCTGATCAAGATCCGGGCCATTATGCAAAAGCAGGTGTACGCGGCCGGGGAAACGATATTTGAAGCAGGGGAACCAGGAGATACGGTGTACATGATCGCGTCGGGGTGTGTCAGTATCCTGGGATCATCCGGATCGGAAAAGGACACCCGGTTTACGAGCCTGGGACCGGGGCTTTATTTCGGTGAAATGGCGCTGCTGGAACGTTCCGTCCGGTCGGCCCGTGCAGTGGCGGATGAGGAGTGCGAATTATATGCGATTCAGATGGACGATATTGAGGAACTCATACGGAAAGACGTTCAGGTAGGAACCCGATTACTTCATGCCATGGCCAGAGGATTGAGCCGGCGGCTTCGGCTTGTCTCGGCCGAACTCTCGGCCATGGAATCCATTTGA
- a CDS encoding MBL fold metallo-hydrolase encodes MKEISRREFLMASAAAGATLMAGPILRGGPSVAHASVNIPEVDKLVITVITDNYYDCLRWNYKIAKRQVKCPGAASIWKGFSFHAEHGLAYHIETVVNGKSNAFMFDYGMDLEGVSKNMEILGIDLNRIEALGLSHGHLDHWANLIPMLKANGKKIRKGIHLYVGGDAFDNKFVKLPPVYTPLDGVADLGQLNRPELESLDRVKIVEVKEPTPIVPGAYLTGDIERVTEYEKGSPILMVKKGDQMERDYFAGEQSIMFNAKGKGLVVLSSCAHSGIVNTVKHAQKVSGIDKVHLVIGGFHLTGAKPEVIQQTIADIKAVSPDYIVPMHCAGFEAIAGFQREMPEQFIINVAGTRYVIET; translated from the coding sequence ATGAAAGAAATCAGCAGAAGAGAGTTTTTAATGGCATCCGCCGCGGCAGGCGCCACATTGATGGCAGGGCCGATCTTAAGAGGAGGCCCTTCAGTGGCACATGCGTCCGTAAACATCCCAGAGGTTGACAAGCTGGTCATCACCGTCATTACCGATAATTACTATGATTGTCTCAGGTGGAACTACAAGATCGCTAAAAGACAGGTGAAATGTCCAGGTGCCGCCTCTATCTGGAAGGGATTTTCTTTCCACGCCGAGCACGGCCTCGCCTATCACATTGAGACGGTCGTCAATGGCAAATCCAACGCATTCATGTTCGATTACGGCATGGATCTCGAAGGCGTCAGCAAGAATATGGAGATATTGGGGATCGACTTGAATAGGATAGAAGCCCTCGGATTAAGCCACGGCCATTTGGACCATTGGGCAAACCTGATCCCCATGCTTAAAGCCAATGGCAAAAAGATTCGAAAAGGGATTCACTTATATGTGGGAGGGGATGCCTTTGACAACAAGTTCGTCAAACTCCCGCCGGTCTATACGCCCCTGGATGGAGTCGCCGATCTCGGACAGCTGAACCGACCGGAGTTAGAGTCCCTGGATCGTGTCAAGATTGTTGAGGTAAAGGAACCGACGCCCATTGTTCCCGGGGCCTATCTGACAGGAGATATCGAGCGGGTGACGGAATATGAAAAGGGCTCGCCTATTCTTATGGTCAAAAAAGGCGATCAGATGGAGCGTGATTACTTTGCGGGAGAGCAATCCATAATGTTTAATGCCAAAGGCAAAGGTTTGGTGGTCCTATCCTCCTGCGCCCATTCAGGGATCGTTAATACGGTAAAACATGCTCAGAAGGTCTCCGGGATAGATAAGGTTCATCTGGTGATCGGAGGGTTCCATTTGACCGGCGCCAAACCGGAGGTGATCCAGCAAACGATTGCCGACATCAAGGCCGTTTCCCCGGACTACATTGTCCCGATGCACTGCGCAGGGTTTGAGGCCATCGCAGGATTCCAGAGAGAGATGCCGGAGCAGTTCATCATTAATGTTGCAGGGACGCGGTATGTTATTGAAACTTAG
- a CDS encoding cytidylate kinase-like family protein: MHGGETMPLITLTAGIGCGITGVAGEVARRLEIDLFDDERLQEVAVDMEFSSQDLKAFDVKAPGLLDRLFRRSPEIYDELMAAVIYEVARRGDGVIIGHGSSFFLKDFNCALHVRLRASDAFRTQRVASQRKIEPQTAAKLIAKRDTDLKGFLHFNFKIDWDDLSLYDLVINVEKMGIDAVAEMIVHLAGTTAIAACSLNAQQAMERLSLLNRVEAALRKANINLQELEIEIPDPGVVKLTGLIDPMRTVAGVTEVIRQVPGVAKVISDAKRHPLPEL, from the coding sequence TTGCATGGAGGAGAGACGATGCCTTTGATTACCCTTACGGCCGGTATAGGATGCGGTATCACGGGTGTCGCCGGAGAGGTCGCCCGGCGACTTGAGATCGATTTATTCGATGACGAACGTTTGCAAGAGGTGGCGGTGGACATGGAGTTTTCATCGCAGGACTTAAAGGCCTTCGATGTGAAGGCCCCGGGTCTGCTGGACCGGCTTTTTCGCCGCAGCCCCGAAATCTATGACGAACTGATGGCGGCCGTGATATACGAGGTTGCCCGGCGCGGCGACGGCGTCATTATCGGCCATGGATCTTCTTTCTTTCTAAAAGATTTCAACTGCGCACTCCATGTTCGTCTGCGCGCTTCCGATGCATTCCGCACCCAGCGCGTTGCCTCCCAAAGAAAGATCGAGCCCCAAACCGCCGCAAAACTCATTGCCAAGCGTGACACCGATCTCAAGGGATTTCTGCATTTTAACTTTAAAATCGACTGGGATGACCTTTCGTTGTACGATCTGGTGATCAATGTCGAAAAAATGGGGATTGACGCTGTCGCCGAAATGATCGTTCATCTGGCCGGAACGACCGCCATCGCTGCATGCAGCCTGAACGCGCAGCAAGCCATGGAGCGGCTGTCGCTCTTAAACAGGGTCGAGGCGGCCCTCAGGAAGGCAAACATCAACTTGCAGGAGCTTGAAATCGAGATTCCTGACCCCGGGGTGGTGAAACTGACCGGTTTGATCGACCCAATGCGAACCGTCGCCGGCGTGACCGAAGTGATTAGGCAAGTGCCCGGCGTGGCAAAGGTGATAAGCGACGCCAAAAGGCATCCGTTGCCCGAATTATGA